One genomic region from Candidatus Endomicrobiellum trichonymphae encodes:
- a CDS encoding DNA methyltransferase — MATDENNIVLYPFVGTGTAAIAAKKLGRRYIGFDIDDNYVDIAKNKPS, encoded by the coding sequence ATGGCGACAGACGAAAATAATATTGTTTTATATCCTTTTGTAGGAACAGGAACAGCGGCTATTGCCGCGAAGAAATTAGGCAGACGTTATATAGGTTTTGATATTGACGATAATTATGTGGATATAGCAAAAAACAAGCCAAGCTAA
- a CDS encoding site-specific DNA-methyltransferase, giving the protein MKDWEYLDWCKMWILELARVTKSTGSIFLHPYGPLVSDV; this is encoded by the coding sequence TTGAAAGATTGGGAATATCTTGATTGGTGTAAAATGTGGATTTTAGAGTTGGCAAGAGTTACAAAATCCACAGGTTCAATATTTTTACATCCTTATGGTCCGCTGGTTTCTGATGTGTGA